The following DNA comes from Peromyscus leucopus breed LL Stock chromosome 2, UCI_PerLeu_2.1, whole genome shotgun sequence.
GGCCAGTGGCCCTTGATTAAAAATAGAACACAAGAAGTACAGGTTCTAATCTCCATGGGACATAAGCGTGGGCCAGATCAAATGGAGGTATGTTCTTATTTTTGGTCTCCTGACCCATCAATACACGTTAAGCAAAACAGTGATATGGTAGAATCAAGTGTGAGGATTCCAGGTGATGGAGACAGGCTACCAACTGTCATTTACTAATGAGGAGACCAGGCCCTGAGCATTGAATTAACTTAACTGCCTTCGGAAGAGGTCCCAGAAGTAAAACCCAGGTCACATTCCACATGCCTTTTCTACTTTACCCATGGTTTTGTTGGACTGCAAGGCACTTTGAAGCCTAGTCACAGAGTTTAGTGGTAGTTGCAACTTCTAGAAACACTTGGTACAATGCCTCTGACCCCATGACTAGCTTTCTTGTGCATTAAtccttctgttccctcaggctaGCCCATTTCCTGAGGGGACAGCATTTGGGTAAATCACAGAAAGCCTGAGGAGTGAgactctgtgtgcacacacactctgctGCCTCAGAATAAGGGACCAAAGTCACCCCGTCGGAAACCTCCACGAGACAGTGTAAAGTCCAAGTACCAGAAGCTGCTCGGTAGTGGCCCCCGTTTCCAGCAGGTGCTGGCTCAGTGCCCGGCATGCGGTAAGAAATTCCTCTGAGGGTTTACAtctaaagaaaacagagagattaTATCGTTCAATTTGCTGACAAAAAAAGACATTCACTGTCCACCTGCAGCAGCTGAAATTCTCAAAGCTGGGAGACTACTCCACAAGAGGGACATTCCTAAAAAACATGGCTGCTCATAGTTCTATGTGGCTTGGCAGCTGAGTGCTTCTTGCTTTTGGCAGGGGCTGGCGCAGATAAGGAAGGCATGGGGACAAACTCCCACACTAGTCATTGTCATGCCAGGAAGGAAAGCAGTCCCTTCCTGCCTGAGTGCCCAGAAAAAGCCAAAGAACCTAATGCATAGAAGCCGACTCTTCTGGTTAGTCCCCCATGAGAAGCTGTGAGGCCGGGGTGTCCCAGTGACAGGCACTTGTCCCATTACTGGGAGGACCTCCTCTCTCGTGGAGATTTAAAAGCATGGTCTGCTTGGGCTGTTGTAACGGAGCTGCCCTGAGGGTCTGCTTAGAGTCAGCTCTGGTCTTCCATCCTCCACACCCAGGCTCAGGGTGGCAGAGGTGACGTCAGTGGTTCTAGCTGGCCTATTTCTATGTATCGAGGGCCGACCCTGTGCTGGGCAGTTGACAGCATTTCTTCATACAGTCCTCAGATCCAACCTATACGACTGCTTctcagatgaggacactgaggggGCTGTAGGTTAAAGACCCCGATAGTCAAAGTGTGGAACTACAAGTGTGGCCGCTGTCACCAGCCGCATGAAATTCCAGCCCTCGGGCTATGACAGAAGAGACTGTGTAAGACTCAGAAGGCCCGGGGCCCAAATCCTTGCCCTACTTGGGGCCATCACCTCATCTCCCAATGCCGTtgtttccacatctgtaaagCAAGTGTTGCAGTAAGTTCTAAATTCTAGGACGGCTAAGAGGATTCCTAAAGTATGTGTCAAGTCTGCCCTATTTACAGTGCCAACGGATGCTGGTTTTACACGGAGAACCTGGGCCATTTGGAGTGTTCCTCATGGAGGCAGGGGTCACATTTGTTTGGTTCACTCAGCACAGGGGTTGGCACAAAATAGGACCTCCGAAAGCATTGCTGAACGGATGGgtaaaagtgcacacacacaatgggacTAGATGGAGGAGAAATATGCCCTTATCTCTCTTTAGAGGGACCTGTGTCTCATTTCTACCTACGTGACTCACCTCTCAGGCCTCAGATGAGAGCCTTCCTCCCCAGGCCCACTTGTCTGGCCTGAGTTACTGGTGCCTTCAGGGACACCCTGCTCTGCCTCACAGGCAGCATGTATGTCTCTCTCCTGTGTGGGCTCTGAGCAATCTCGTTTCTTCTCGGTCTCACTGTCAGACACGTCCTCAGGAGAGCTGTCCTCCCCGCTGGTCTCCTCACTGGAAGTGGTCTCATAGCTAGGAAAGGACACAAAGGTCATTTGGTCCATGCTTCGTGACCAGGGCCAGTGGTTCATGTCAACATCAGTACGTGCTTCTGGAACCCTATGCTCAAGAGAGGAGCACGAGTCTAGGCTAACATCCCGACACCCACCTTCGGATCCTGAACTGCCTCACTTCTCTGTGTGGCCAGGAATCCTTtagcctcctgctccagcctggaTTATATCTGACAGTGGTGAACCCCTCAATACCTGCTCCACGCAGGCTCTGATGTGATAATAGCCACAAATTAAATGGCAGTGGAGGGAGGAAGACTTACTTCAAGTTGAACGGAGGTTGGGCAAACCTGCAAGTTCAGcactcagggaaactgaggcaggagaaccgaGAGTGTGGCTATCCTGGGCTGCATagtagactctgtctcaaaagtaaaatgtgtgtgtgtgtgtgtgtgtgtgtgtgtgtgtgtgtgtaatataggCTCTTAACCTTGGCCGAACAGCAGAACCTTTGGAGTGTTTAGCATTCTCAGCGTGTGAACGGTACCCCAAGATAACTACACCAGTCTCCATGATTGCAATCAAGAATTTCCAAAGCTTGGTGTCCCTGGAGTGTAGCCACACTGAGCACCATGGTTCTATAGAACGAGCTCCAAATACTGAGAAGTGACCAGGCCAAGACTCTCTGGGCAGGGcaagcaaagagaagaaaggaaggtggCCAAGCCATCAGGCCCCTTCCAGGTCTGGCCTAGAACCCCTTCAGGCTTCTGTAGCACCCGGTACCTCTTCACCAAGAGAACAGCCAATCAGCAGTTCccccttccttatttttttttaaaaaggatttatttatttattatgtatacagtgttctgcttgcatgtatgcccacaggccagaagagggaaggaaCTAGATCTcataatagatggttgtgagccaccatgtggttgctgggacttgaactcaggacctctggaagagcagccagtgctcttaacctctgagccatctctccagcgcccccccccctttgtcttttcaagacagggtttctctgtgtagctttgcgcctttcctggatctcgctctgtagaccaggctggcctcgaactcacagagatccgcctggctctgcctcccgagtgctgggattaaaggcgtgcaccaccaccgcccccgcttacttattttttaaaaaattatattacatctatgtattcatttgtgtttgtgctctctctctctctctctctctctctctctctctcacacacacacacacacacacaacatccgctctccccttccaccttgtaggtcctggggattgaactcaggtcctcaggcttggtggcaagcacgtTTACCAGCTGCCCCATCTCACTGGGCTCTCTGATTCTTGACTTACCTGTGAGCTAAAGGTAGCAACCAGGATttacctgccttttttttttttttttttttttttttaaaaaaaaccctgtcaCCTAGCTTATAGCTGTCTTTTAATGACCATTTGTGAAGTGACCCATTTAGGTATAATTTAAGAGCAAACCGCTCAACCACACACTGCATACACCCCAGATTACAGTGCTTCATGACGTCACCGATGTCTTAGCTTGTGCAGTACTCTGATGTTCACACGGTGATGGAATCCCCAACTATGCCTTTCTCAGAATGCGTTCTTACTGCTTGATGACACGTGACCATACGTAATGCTCAGTCTCCCAGTCTAGAGAAGGCTTGGCTCCTGTTCTCTATCAACGGACTAGttgtttttggtttgatttgcagaagaaaaaaaaaaaatggagccgggcggtggtggcgcacctttATCCGCATcggggcagagcaggcggatctctgtgagtcgggCCGCtggtacaagtgagttccaggaaagggcaaGTACAAGAAACCgttcggaaaaaaaaaatggattgggTTTAGGGGTGTAGTGGTAGATAGAGTACCCACTATTGTGTGCAAGacctaggttcaagtcccagcaccagaAATAAACAGAGATCAAACTTGAAGTTCAACAAATCAGCCAAGCTCGTGCTAGTTTCAGTGTTGTGTTCAAGTCAGAGGCCTTCCTCAAAGGGCCCAGAGACCCTGAAACTCCCACCATCCCCCTGGAGGTGGGCCCTGAGGAGACCAGGGCAAACCATTAAAAGTAGAGGTTCTAGCAGACCAGCACAGGTGACAAGGAGTCAGACATGGGCCGACCCAACAGTCCACGGAGATGGAATCCCTGCCGAACACTGAGACGCGGCTGTGTCCCCCAGGACAAGGGTGCTAAGGACAGCAGTAGGTTAGGTAGCAGGGAAGGCAGTCTGAGCTTCACAAGCGATGCTTACCCACCGTTAACCCCAACAAACTGAAGGTTCTTTTTGGTCCCATTACCTCCTGCACGGAAGCCatagtctttctttttcattatggATTTAAGGCTGGTCGACGGAGAGATCTCTAGGCAGACACAATATCACAGGTTAGAATGACCTTAGGGCAGCCAGACTAGGATTCTTGCTTTAATAGgtataggaaaagaagaaaggaggaggggggggcAGATAACGCAGACTGGGTGTTTTAGGGCCGTTAGTCAGAGGCCCTTGGGTTCAATGACTGTAGAACTGTCCCTGGGAATGATGTCACTCTTTGTATGACAGAGTAGCTATTGGAACACTTCTCAGATCATGTGTGTGGTGTCAGCATTGTCTTTATATCTCAGGGCTGGGAAATGTGGCGCTCAGATTTGCCCACAGGATGGTATggcagaactcaggtctttggaTGCTGGTCAATACCCATCTCTACTCAAAGGCATCTCAATACTCCTTCCTGGAGAGTGTGCAAGTTACCACCTGGGATGACACTGGACTCGTGACTGATACGGGAACCAGGTCCCAAATTTTGTGCTATGTAATGGCATGGAAGACAGCTCCCCGTAGGCAAATCTAGAAGTAGCTGAAAAGTGAGAAAGTAAGAGGTTTGTGACCTGTGGCAGGGAGCCGACTTGCATTCTGGGAGGCATTCTGTGGTCCAGCGTTGTTCAACCGTGAAGAGTGCTGTGATGTCTCGGCCATTCCTGCTCAGCTAAGGGGTAACCTCTGTACATgggcatccctccctcccctcttcctcctccttgcccTCACTCCTTCCACccattcctccctcttccttaccTTCTTACACCCCAAGTATTAAATGAACAATTTTAGGTCTCTTTATAATGTGCCTTCGAATTGAAGCTAGAGAAAACCTCTGATGtgaaaagcaagaaaggaaggtGGGGATTGTCAGAGCCCAGGAAGCACAAAGGAAGGCCCAGGAGGAGTGCATAGGTAGTGTTCTTGGTCTTTGACATGGCCTATACATAATGCATCACAGACAAGGTACCCTCTGGGCAGACTCATTGCTGCAGGCTTATGGCTTGGCAAATGGCTTTCCCTCCATGCTGGGTATCTCTGCAGCCTGTGCTATCTCTTTAGCTGTATGTGGAAGTCCTGCAGCTAGACATAGTCCAGCAACAAGGCTTCCACTGATCAGCTTTTATTCCCCTGAGTCCCTGGGTGTgttaaaatctttttcaaaaacatACTCATAATTAAAACCCCCAGTCCCCACAATTTGTCATGTAAAGGAAAAGTAGGTCCCAGGCATCAGTACTTACCCGGTGGCGGTGGAGGGGTGGATGAGGGCGGGGCAGGTGGCTCCTTCTGCTCTGGGGCCTGGGCTGAGTAGGCAGAGAGCAACAGGTTGAGGGAACTGAGCAGCTGGTTCTGGATGCTGCTGAGCTTGGAGGCAGGCTGCTTGATGGCGCTGGCCAGCTCTGGGTACCCATGCTCCAGGCAGTTCCACTGCTCATGAAGAAGTTCTTGGATCTTCTTAACATACTGGCCGATTGTGGCATCCTGTGGGGAACTGGCGGGCCTTCCAGGTAGCTCAGGCCCTGGGAATTCTGAGCTGGCCTCCTCCCTGATCACTGAGGCAGACTCTCTGCCGCTGCTCCAGGGAGAGGCTCCTGTTACCCTGCCTAAGTCCTCAGCCCCCACCTGTGGGCCTCTCTCCTGCTCAGAGACATCTTCTTTGATCCTGAGCTCCATGGAGAGGCAGCTACATAAGGACGAGGCAAGGACCTGCTCAGGTCCCCTTGACAGGGACAGCGGGGGTGGCAGCGCAGACTCTTCGGGACTCTGATGGCCTTGCTTGTGACTACTTTGGACCCATGGGAAGCCATTCTTCTCTGCTCCAGATGCCCAGCATTCAGGATCTGGGATTCTCATCAGGTTGACTCCAATGTTCTTGTCACATGAGTCCTTGGGGACGAGTTCAAGAAGAGGATCAGTGTTCACTGTGGCATCAGTCTGGTCCAGAGCATTACTGGCCTTCTCTTGACTAAGCTTTTCTTCTAATTGGGCTACAGTGCACTCCAACTCTTGGATCCTCTGTTCCCTTGCCTTGGTCTCCTCTTGCTGCCTCATGAGGGCAGCTCTGATGTGGGCAAGCTCCTCTGTTCTCCCTGACAACTCGTCCTCAAGGGCCAAGACCTGATTCTTCAGGCTGGAGATACTGTTGGTATCTGTCCCCACCAGGCCCAAGCTCTCCTCTGTTACCCGGATACCAATGCTCCTCACATCCAGCTCTATGGGTGGAGGAGGCGGGATCTCACTGATGTTGAGCTCAATTTCTTCCAGGGAGAGCTCACTCTCAGGGATGGGGGATGGcagagggggtgggctgggtgtgGAAGAGCCAGGAGTTagcactgcctctgccttctggcttGTTGCTGAATTTCCACATCCCCTACAACCATGGGTACATTCTGGACTGAGGAGGGAGGACCTGGCTGAGAAAGGTGAATGGAAGCCTTTATGGCACCTTCTTCAGGCTCCGCTCCCTCCATGACCAGCTCTGGAATTGCTGGTTCCAGCTCTCCCAACTCTCTGTCTGTTGATTGGGTTGATGCTTGGAAAGCTGTGAACCCTTCTGCAGGGTCAAAGGTATCATCACAAACACTGCCTTCACCCTGGAGCAGTGTGGAAGGAACCGGGGTCAGGCTGGACTCATCGGGGGCCCGGTTTTGTAGCAGCGTAGCAGGCATGCTGGATGCTCTCAAAAGCAGGGGCCGTCCACTCCCACCATCCTCCAGAgcaccagcctctgcctgcccGGTATCCTCTGCCAACAGGGCCTTCCTGTGATAGCTCAGCTCACTACCATACACTGAGGCCTGGGGGACGTCAGCCCGTGGCAGTGACCGGGATTGCTCCTGGGTCCCCAGGGATATCTTTCTGGGCACCACAGGAGACCAGTTTTGCTGGGGAGGAGCAGCATGGATGCGAGCCCCACTGTCTGGAAGGCTGAAGTTTCGGGGCAAAGTACTAAACTTCGCCTGCTTGGCTCTTCTGTGGATAGGAATCCTTTTGATGGTGTGTCCCTTCTCAATATCATCCACATATTTGAGGAAATCCAGGTCCAAATGAAAGCCGTATGGGGTCTCCACAGAGTAAGGGTGGCTCTTTGCGGGATCTTTCTCTTCATCCCCCTGAGAGGACTGGTCCTTGGCTGGGAGACatgagacataaagaaataagcaCGAAGTTAAAATGAGGCTGAATGTCTGTGACTTTGACCTCACCTTACCGTATGAGCCTTCTCTCTGATGCTCTAGCCTTCGAAGGATGCTGTGGAACCTACGTACTTGATTCCTGTGCTGGGATATCGTCTTACCAAACCAATGTGTATTTAGCCAATGTCTGTGCTTTCTTATTTTCAATATGCCATTTCAGTTGTTATCATGAACCTACCCGCAGACCAGGAAAACAAATTTGCCTCACACTGTTTTTCTGGGTTGCATTGCGTAACGGCTGAACTGAAGTCCAGCAATTTGTCAAAGGAGGGTACCGACTGATAATTATAGACCCGGAAGATTCTGCAGGATGAGATACACAATTTTCTCAGCATTCAAAAAGAAACTGGTATGCCTCAAATAGGTTCCAGCAAATCTTGCAAAAGGCTAAGATATTGATAATTTATAACTCCCACATTTCTTAAGCTCCTGGGGTACGTAAGCCTCTGGTTACCTAAAGATCAAGAGGAACTAGAGCAGGTGATCATGAATGCCCAGTTTTCCTTCCCCCTGAAAACTGAGTAGGATGATAAACGTGCTCACTATTATAGTTACTATTTTTGTGGAAGCCCAAAATGTAGAGAACTGAGGTCCCATGATGGAAGTCAACGTATGTGACTCACCACTGGGAATGAAGGAGGGCTTGCACACATTCGCTGGGACTACTTGATTGCTGGGTTTTAGTGCAAGAATATATAAAACATCAGCAAGTCAATCCGTATACCTCAGCTACTATTTACCGAGTGTCAGTTGCTGAGCTATACATTCTAGAGACACAAAGGTAAGTCAGTAACAGCCATTTCTCTCAAAGGATTTATGATTAGATACTGCAGCAGCAAACACAATGCAATGTGCTGGGTAACTGGACGTTGTATATAGTCGTCTTTTTCACTGACttattttccccctttctctggAAGTCTTTTCTTGGATATGGAGGAAAAATTTGCCTTGCTAATGGAGGGAAACTTTACAAGAATGACATAAGATGGCAGATTCTATGAACAAATAGAAATTTGCCAGAACAAGACGGCAAAAGACTTTGTAGCAGTTAAATCCCCAAGATGGCTCTGTCAACTCTTAGCCCCTTTAGACAAGCAAGCTAATTCCACTAAGAAGGGGAGAGCTATTTCTTCACCACTTTGAATCTCTGCTGGCTTGCAATGCTTTGGCCAAAAGAATATGGCAGGGATGAT
Coding sequences within:
- the Kank4 gene encoding LOW QUALITY PROTEIN: KN motif and ankyrin repeat domain-containing protein 4 (The sequence of the model RefSeq protein was modified relative to this genomic sequence to represent the inferred CDS: inserted 2 bases in 2 codons); translated protein: MMEKADAKDQSSQGDEEKDPAKSHPYSVETPYGFHLDLDFLKYVDDIEKGHTIKRIPIHRRAKQAKFSTLPRNFSLPDSGARIHAAPPQQNWSPVVPRKISLGTQEQSRSLPRADVPQASVYGSELSYHRKALLAEDTGQAEAGALEDGGSGRPLLLRASSMPATLLQNRAPDESSLTPVPSTLLQGEGSVCDDTFDPAEGFTAFQASTQSTDRELGELEPAIPELVMEGAEPEEGAIKASIHLSQPGPPSSVQNVPMVVGDVEIQQQARXAEAVLTPGSSTPSPPPLPSPIPESELSLEEIELNISEIPPPPPIELDVRSIGIRVTEESLGLVGTDTNSISSLKNQVLALEDELSGRTEELAHIRAALMRQQEETKAREQRIQELECTVAQLEEKLSQEKASNALDQTDATVNTDPLLELVPKDSCDKNIGVNLMRIPDPECWASGAEKNGFPWVQSSHKQGHQSPEESALPPPLSLSRGPEQVLASSLCSCLSMELRIKEDVSEQERGPQVGAEDLGRVTGASPWSSGRESASVIREEASSEFPGPELPGRPASSPQDATIGQYVKKIQELLHEQWNCLEHGYPELASAIKQPASKLSSIQNQLLSSLNLLLSAYSAQAPEQKEPPAPPSSTPPPPPEISPSTSLKSIMKKKDYGFRAGGNGTKKNLQFVGVNGGYETTSSEETSGEDSSPEDVSDSETEKKRDCSEPTQERDIHAACEAEQGVPEGTSNSGQTSGPGEEGSHLRPERCKPSEEFLTACRALSQHLLETGATTEQLLRQSLNTISQEWFRVSSRKLSSPAVVAAYLLEVQPYSPHLLKLLVNLADRSGNTALHYSVSHSNFAIVKLLLDTGVCNVDHQNKAGYTAVMITPLASAETKEDMAVVWKLLREGNVNIQATQGGQTALMLGVSHDREDMVQALLXCQADVNLQDHEGSSALMLACHQGNADLVRLLLAHPACNSSLTDKAGQTALSIVLNSPAHVEIAELLQAHLEQGRSLGPERLQKS